The segment AGAGCCGAACATGAGCAGCCTTCACCATCACCGTGGTGCCGCTCAGCAGGACCACCTCGTGGCTCCAGTCGAACTGGTAGGCTTCGCCTGGTGCAAAGCTCAGCGGCACATAAGCCGACGCTGTCGAGGTGCCGCGTTCCTTGGTCCACCGTCGGGCGTATCGACGAACCGCATCATAGCCGCCGGCATAACCCAGGCCGCGGAGTTCCTCGAATAGCCGGATCAGCGTCAGCCGTTCCCGCGCCGCCTTGCTCTCATTCCCTGCCAGCAACCGATCAAGCTCGGCACTCCAGGCACCCATCTTCGGGAGCGGCTGCGTCTCGCGCTCGTACCGGAACTCCGTCGCTTGAGAACGAATGACCTTGCGAACCACCTTCCGCGATACGCCAAGTTCTCGGCAGATCGCCTTGATCGGACGACCATCAACAAAGTAGGCGCGACGGATCTTACCAATCGTCTCCACCACCAGCATCCCAACCTCGGCTTCCATGACTCGATGGAAGCCACTGTGGACCCTTATCCCGGGGTCCCGATTGGATGCCGATCACCCCGAAACGGGGGTCCTTATTCCATGCCGAAACACAGAAGCCCTGGTTCCAGTGTTCGCGCAGTCGATGGGCCGGCCGCTGGACGAACTCGGGATCACAGTCTGCAACGTAGCGGGCGTCAACTTCAGCCCTTACGTCAAGCTCGCTGAGTCCTTAAGCCTGCCTTATGCCGTGATCACCGATTGGGATCCGCTGGACGGATCGAAACCACCGTTGGGCCGAAAACGGACGATCGCTCTTTGGCAAGACATGCTCGAGGTGCGTCGGCAACCCGAGCTGACACCGGTTCAACTTGCGGAGTTCGAGACCAAAACCTTTGCTGAGTTCGCGCCGGCAGCGGCCAATTCGGGCGTCTTCCTGAACGATCGGACTTTCGAGGTGTCGATCGCCAGCACGCCAGCGCTTCTGCATCCGCTCCTCGACATTCTCGACCAACAGGGATTCGGTTCGACGCGAACAAACCGGATTGCCGCTTGGCGCGCCGGCACGTCAGCGGTGGATCCGACGCAGCTGCTCGCCATGATCGCCGATATCGGCAAGGGTCGATTGGGCTCGAGATTGAGCAGGAAGATGATCGGTCTTCCTCCGCCGCAGTACATCGCCGACGCGATCACGAACGTGGCCAACCGTGTCTGATCCCCGCCGTCTTGTCGGAGCGCTCAAGGAACTCGAGGGCAACCCCGAGCAGCTCGCCGCCGCGCGCGAAACCGGGCACTGCGTGGTCTTGGCCGGCCCGGGCAGCGGCAAGACCAAGACCCTCACGACCGCCATGGCTCGGGCCCTGGTGGAGCACGTAGTCGATCCCCGCGGCGTGGCCTGCATCACCTACAGCAACGAGTGCGTCGCCGAGCTTGAGGCCCGTCTGTCGACGCTCGGAATTGGCCCGGGCAACCGCGCTTTCATCGGTACGGTCCACGGGTTCGCGTTGAGCCAGGTCATCTCGCCCTATGCGCGCTGCGTTCCGGTCGGCCTACCCGCGGACTTCAAAGTCGCGACGCGGGCGCAATCACGCGCCGCTGTGGAAGCAGCCCATGCCGCCGTGATCGGTGGCGCCGAAGATCCGCATCGGCGCTGGCAGTTCGCCGTCGAGAAGCGGCGACGCGACGTCGATCGCAGCCGGCCGGAATGGAGGGGGCAGAATCCCGAACTGGCGAACTTCATCGAGGCCTACGAAGCGGAACTGCGAAATCGAGGGCTCATCGACTACGACGATATGGTGCAGGCTAGAACTTCGCGAATGTGGCGCATGGACAGTCTTTCTGTCGGCATCTCGATCCTCTGCGGTTGGCAAAAGACCGAGCTACCCCGGTTGCAGACTGTCAGCGGTGGACGCCTCCTGGTTGTCCCCGATCATGATCGCTGGAAATAGCGATCACGATCGGCTGGAAACCATGATCACGTTGCTCTGGAATGGGTGATCACGATGGCCTGGAATCGGTGATCACGATCGGCTGGAACGCGCAGCAGCTCAAGATGCGCAATCAGCGCCGCGTTATCCGACAGCTCCGCCAGAGCATTTGCGGCTTGCGCCTGCCAGCTGGCCGCCTTCACCTCGGCGTTCTGCCGCGCTCCGCGCTCGGCCTGCAGCGCCGCCAGGGCACTGACAAGGTCCGAAGGAAGATCGTCCGGCTTCGAGATCATGAAGCCATTGAATCAGATCGCGGTCGAGATGCAAACAAAAACGCCTAGCCGATGCGCATCGGACGCTGGGTTTCCTCAGGATTGCGCCAGTCGATGCCGGACAAAAGATAGGAGAGCTGCGTCTGCGAGATCGCCACCGGTTCGCCGGCTACCGATGGCCAGATGAACCTTCCCCTCTCGAGCCTTTTGGTAAACAGGCATGCTCCCTGGCCATCGTGCCAAATGACTTTCAAAAGATCGCCGCGTTTGCCCCTGAAGCAGAAAAGACCGCCGCCCATGGCGTCGCGCTTGAGCACATCCTGCACGCGCAGAGCCAGGCTCGGAAAACCACACCGCATGTCCCTATGGCCCGTCGCCAGCCATACGCGCACGCCCGTCGGGATCGGGATCAACGTAGTGTCTCCAGCCCTCGCATGATCCGTAGCAAAACCGCGACATCGACGTTGTGGTCCACGATCACGCGTCGGCCATTCGCGGCCACGATCTCCAAAGTACCCGTCGCCGCCAGTGCGGCAGGCTCTGTTGTCGTCGATTGGATATCCGGCACAATCTGGGCTGGCACAAATCCATCAACCTGACAGCCGCCAAGCTGTCCTTCGCGATAGGCCTTCCGCCACGAAAACAGAAGCTGTTTCGCAACCCCATGGTGCCGCGCTGTCGCCGACACCAGGCGCGGAGCCGAAAAGCTTTCCTCGACGATCCGGAGTTTCTCCGCCTCCGACCAGCGCCGACGCCGGCCAGTCTCCACAATCTCAAGACGGCTCACTTGGCGACTATCAGTAAGGATATCCATACTGACAGTCAGCTACAGATCGGATAACCCAACAAGGCGGTCGTCCTCGGACGAATACCAGCAAACGAAAGACATTGTCGCATTATCTCATCAAGATCGCCAGGCTCGGCGGCTATCTCGCCCGCGCCAACGATCCGCCACCAGGGAATCTCATCATGTGGCGCGGATTATCGCGATTCATCGATATCGCAACGGGGGCGAAGCTCTGACTCAAAGATGTGGGTAATCGTAAGCTTCGTCGTATGCGTACGGTTCGTGCGCCGATCTCGAGTGCGCGGCCGCAGGCAGCGACTCTTTGTGCCGCTGCCCGAGTGGCCGCCCTCGAATTGGACAGCATAGCGGATGTCGACGCCGCTCAGTCCCTGGCTATTCGAGGGCTATGCCTTCCACGCGCGCCGGTGCTGTGGGCCCCGCAATCCACGTATTTGGTCCAACCTCAGGTGAGGCAACGCGTTGTCGCGTCTCAGTCGGTTCTCAAATTGTCGGTGCCGTGACGTCATCAGCTTCTCATCGCCGCCAACCGCTGCCGTG is part of the Bradyrhizobium quebecense genome and harbors:
- the tnpB gene encoding IS66 family insertion sequence element accessory protein TnpB (TnpB, as the term is used for proteins encoded by IS66 family insertion elements, is considered an accessory protein, since TnpC, encoded by a neighboring gene, is a DDE family transposase.); this translates as MIPIPTGVRVWLATGHRDMRCGFPSLALRVQDVLKRDAMGGGLFCFRGKRGDLLKVIWHDGQGACLFTKRLERGRFIWPSVAGEPVAISQTQLSYLLSGIDWRNPEETQRPMRIG
- the tnpA gene encoding IS66-like element accessory protein TnpA; this translates as MDILTDSRQVSRLEIVETGRRRRWSEAEKLRIVEESFSAPRLVSATARHHGVAKQLLFSWRKAYREGQLGGCQVDGFVPAQIVPDIQSTTTEPAALAATGTLEIVAANGRRVIVDHNVDVAVLLRIMRGLETLR
- a CDS encoding ATP-dependent endonuclease, translating into MDADHPETGVLIPCRNTEALVPVFAQSMGRPLDELGITVCNVAGVNFSPYVKLAESLSLPYAVITDWDPLDGSKPPLGRKRTIALWQDMLEVRRQPELTPVQLAEFETKTFAEFAPAAANSGVFLNDRTFEVSIASTPALLHPLLDILDQQGFGSTRTNRIAAWRAGTSAVDPTQLLAMIADIGKGRLGSRLSRKMIGLPPPQYIADAITNVANRV